The DNA segment TGCCGCCAGACCAGGCGCCAGACTCCGGGCAGACAGCCTCGGGTCCGCAGGAACTCGGCTCGCCGGGCGGGCGCATGGAATTCGGCTGGGGCGGACCCAGCCGTCCCGTGGGCCAGTGACTCGGCCCAATCTTCCCCGCGGGCGGCAGAGGCTCGCAGCACGGAAATGCCGGGCATTGCCTGGACCTGCCAGCGGGTGATTGCGGCGCTGGCCGTCAATTCCATCGATCCTACGTACACGAACTTTCAACTCCGCCAGTGGACGGGCTTTGTCGCCGGAACTGGAAGGCAGGCGTCGGATATCTGTCCGGCATCTCCGGACAGAAACGGCGGCCAACGCGTTCTTGTTATGTTCTTACAATAGGGGCCAATCAAGGAACGTTCCGAAGCCGATCCCCGTTAAAGGCGCCAAAGGGCCGAGCAGCCCGATCCGTCCGATACAGCCAAGGAGAAAGCGCACATGGACGTTCTTCGCATCCTCCTCGCCATCCTTCTGCCGCCCGTGGGCGTCTTTCTGCAGGTGGGACTTGGCCTGCACTTCTGGCTCAATATCCTGCTGACGATCCTGGGCTACATCCCCGGCATCATCCACGCGATCTACGTCATCATAAAATACAAGTGAGCCCCGCCGTGCGTCGTCCTCCCAAGGCTCTCGACCCCGTGAAAGTGGCGGAGTTGCGCAATCTGGCCGACCTGCTGG comes from the Indioceanicola profundi genome and includes:
- a CDS encoding YqaE/Pmp3 family membrane protein translates to MDVLRILLAILLPPVGVFLQVGLGLHFWLNILLTILGYIPGIIHAIYVIIKYK